AAATCTTTAATTGAATCAGTGGAAATATCTGCGCTTTTCACCAAATCAGCAGCTTTATTTCCCCATGATAGCCAGTCAACTTCCAAATATCCATTATAAACTGCTACTTGTATTAAAATAAATCCAACAGCCAAAAAGAATACTAAAATCTTTGAAACTTTTTTTGAAATAAAACCAATTGCAATTCCGGAAAGCAAACCAATTCCTCCGGATTTTAATGCAAAAATTATTTCTTCCATTTATTCCTCAAAATTTAAAATGAAAAACCGGATTCTAAAATAAATTCTCCTTTCCCGAATTCATCAAATGCATATTCAAATCTAAACGCATTGTATGGTAAAACTAGAACTGTTAAACCAAATCCCCAACCGGAATCAAAAGCATTTAAAGTTAATGGTTCACCATTATTGTAAGTTGTGCCGGTATCAAAAAATAAATTTGTATAAATTCCAATTCGCGCTGATGTTAATCTATTTGGCAAATATGGAAGTGATAGTGAGAAATCCCAAGATTTAATAATTGGATAATTCATTTCAAGGGAACCAAGTAAATAATTATTTCCTTCTCGCTTATCAAATTTATGTCCGCGAATAAATTCAAAATCTCCTAAAACCGATAATTCGTAAAACGGAACTTGTTCCCCGAAAGTATGGCGAAAATAACCTCGCCATTTTGCCGAAAGTTCACCAAATATTTTTCTGTATTCTCTGAAATCCACTGAAAAAATATTGTAGTCAGCATCGTTAATTCCAAAGCCCTTTTTCGAAAAAAATGTTGAGGCAAAAAGTCCATCATCTGAAAATTGTTTTAAATTTCTATTATCAAATTCATATTTAAAAATTAAAGAAAAAATTCTATCAATGTTTTTATTTGTAGCCGATAAGTTTGAAATTTTTTTTGGAATCTCAATATATTCAAACGAAGGTGAAATCGATAAGTTGTTAAATAAATTTAATCGATAACCTAAGCTTAAATTTGAATAAATATAATTGTATTCAAAATTTTTACCATTTAGATTTTGGGAAATTAAATTTCTGTTTAACACATCTGTATAACCTAAGCCAATTCCAAACGTAAAATTTTCTCCCGAAATTAATACCGGATTATAATATGAAATTGAATAACTTGGATTGTAACCAAAAGTTGCTAATCCGGTTATGGTTTCATTTCTTCCACGAAAATTTTTATAAAGCAGAATTATTCCATATGAGGCGCGGGATATTCTATTATCTCGAATACTTAAATATGGTAACGGATATATGTACCAGCTTTCAAAAACCGAAATTTCCAAAATGTTAATTTCGTTTTCTTCATGAATATTTAATTCAACTTTATTAAATAAACCTAAGCTAAAA
The nucleotide sequence above comes from Ignavibacteriota bacterium. Encoded proteins:
- a CDS encoding FUN14 domain-containing protein: MEEIIFALKSGGIGLLSGIAIGFISKKVSKILVFFLAVGFILIQVAVYNGYLEVDWLSWGNKAADLVKSADISTDSIKDLFLRNAPFAIAALVGFIFGFKKG